The Saccharomonospora cyanea NA-134 genome includes a region encoding these proteins:
- a CDS encoding alpha-L-arabinofuranosidase C-terminal domain-containing protein produces the protein MPTLLRKPGLVAGAAVLVTAALAGPTVPTGAARAETPVTDYTMTVETSGAGPEIADTMYGIFYEDINFAADGGLYAELVRNRSFEFGPVDNPSYTPMTAWTTAATGGASGSAEVVNDAGRLHENNRNYLRLDVDADRRGSAYGLTNSGYNTGIAVERGERYDFSVWARTDAGETPLVITLHDDSGSLTSRPLRRIVRGDGWARYTGTLTATRTSATGRLTVSAQGTGTVSLDMVSLFPRDTFKGRKNGLRKDLAEKIAALEPGFLRFPGGCLVNTGSHEAYEAPDWERRRSYQWKDTIGPVHERPANANFWGYNQTLGLGYYEYFLFAEDIGATPVPVVPALVTGCGENRATDDPELLRRHIQDTLDLIEFANGPVTSEWGAVRAEMGHPEPFGLTHLAVGNEENLPDEFFERFERFRAAIEAEYPDITVISNSGPDDTGAVFDRAWELNRQAGVDMVDEHYYNDPAWFLENNDRYDSYDRQGPAVFVGEYASRGNRFRNALAEAAYMTGLERNADIVRMASYAPLLANVDHVQWEPDLIWFDNDSSWGSANYEVQKLFMTNVGDRVVPSTASSTPQVSGPIGGAVGLSTWRTAVAYDDVRVTTPEGEVLLSDDFAGDAGQWSPLTGSGSWAVEDGAYVQRDVNAENTMVTAGSADWSDYDLEVTATKRDGSEGFLVAFGVKDTGNYYWWNLGGWNNTQSAVEKASSGAKNVLVADDTTIEPGRAYDLRVEVRGRQVTLFLDGKEWGSFTDDAVAEPFRQVVTRDERRGELVVKVVNAQDAAARTRIDLGDVRVRPTARMTMLSGDPDAVNTATSRPIRPRTSVLHGVDATFTHTFPPHSVTVLRIATQGR, from the coding sequence ATGCCGACCCTTCTGCGCAAACCCGGCCTCGTGGCCGGTGCCGCCGTGCTCGTCACGGCCGCCCTCGCCGGGCCGACGGTGCCGACCGGCGCCGCCAGGGCCGAGACCCCCGTCACCGACTACACGATGACCGTCGAGACGAGTGGCGCGGGGCCGGAGATCGCCGACACCATGTACGGCATCTTCTACGAGGACATCAACTTCGCCGCCGACGGCGGTCTCTACGCCGAACTCGTCCGCAACCGCTCGTTCGAGTTCGGTCCGGTGGACAACCCCTCCTACACGCCGATGACGGCGTGGACCACCGCCGCCACGGGCGGCGCGAGCGGCTCGGCCGAGGTGGTGAACGACGCCGGCAGGCTGCACGAGAACAACCGCAACTACCTGCGCCTCGACGTGGACGCCGACCGGCGCGGCTCGGCCTACGGCCTCACCAACAGCGGGTACAACACCGGCATCGCCGTCGAACGCGGTGAGCGGTACGACTTCTCGGTGTGGGCGCGCACCGACGCCGGAGAAACCCCGCTTGTGATCACACTGCACGACGACTCGGGTTCGCTCACCTCCCGGCCGCTGCGCCGCATCGTGCGGGGTGACGGGTGGGCGCGGTACACCGGCACCCTCACCGCGACCCGTACCAGCGCCACGGGCAGGCTCACCGTGTCGGCGCAGGGCACGGGCACGGTGAGCCTCGACATGGTGTCGCTGTTCCCGCGGGACACGTTCAAGGGCAGGAAGAACGGTCTTCGCAAGGACCTCGCCGAGAAGATCGCCGCGCTGGAACCCGGCTTCCTGCGTTTTCCCGGAGGCTGCCTGGTCAACACCGGCAGCCACGAGGCCTACGAGGCGCCGGACTGGGAACGCAGGCGGTCCTACCAGTGGAAGGACACCATCGGTCCGGTCCACGAACGCCCGGCGAACGCCAACTTCTGGGGCTACAACCAGACCCTCGGCCTGGGCTACTACGAGTACTTCCTCTTCGCCGAGGACATCGGCGCGACGCCGGTGCCCGTGGTGCCCGCGCTGGTCACCGGGTGCGGCGAGAACCGCGCCACCGACGACCCGGAACTCCTGCGGCGGCACATCCAGGACACCCTCGACCTCATCGAGTTCGCCAACGGTCCGGTGACGTCGGAGTGGGGTGCGGTGCGGGCCGAGATGGGGCATCCGGAGCCGTTCGGGCTGACGCACCTCGCGGTGGGCAACGAGGAGAACCTGCCGGACGAGTTCTTCGAGCGGTTCGAGCGGTTCCGCGCGGCCATCGAGGCCGAGTACCCCGACATCACGGTCATCAGCAACTCGGGGCCGGACGACACGGGAGCCGTGTTCGACCGCGCGTGGGAGCTGAACCGGCAGGCCGGTGTCGACATGGTCGACGAGCACTACTACAACGACCCCGCGTGGTTCCTCGAGAACAACGACCGCTACGACTCCTACGACCGGCAGGGCCCCGCCGTCTTCGTCGGTGAGTACGCCTCGCGCGGCAACCGCTTCCGCAACGCGCTGGCCGAGGCCGCCTACATGACAGGCCTCGAACGCAACGCCGACATCGTGCGCATGGCGTCCTACGCGCCGTTGCTGGCCAACGTTGACCACGTCCAGTGGGAACCGGATCTCATCTGGTTCGACAACGACTCCTCCTGGGGTTCGGCGAACTACGAGGTGCAGAAACTCTTCATGACCAACGTCGGTGACCGGGTCGTGCCCAGCACGGCGTCGTCGACGCCACAGGTGAGCGGGCCGATCGGTGGTGCGGTGGGGCTGTCCACCTGGCGGACCGCCGTGGCCTACGACGACGTGCGCGTCACCACGCCCGAAGGCGAGGTGCTGCTGTCCGACGACTTCGCAGGCGATGCGGGGCAGTGGTCGCCGCTGACCGGCAGCGGTTCCTGGGCCGTCGAGGACGGCGCCTACGTGCAGCGCGACGTGAACGCCGAGAACACCATGGTCACGGCGGGATCGGCCGACTGGAGCGACTACGACCTGGAGGTCACGGCCACGAAGCGGGACGGCAGCGAGGGTTTCCTCGTGGCGTTCGGTGTCAAGGACACCGGCAACTACTACTGGTGGAACCTCGGCGGCTGGAACAACACCCAGTCGGCGGTCGAGAAGGCGAGTTCGGGCGCCAAGAACGTGCTCGTCGCCGACGACACGACCATCGAGCCCGGTCGCGCCTACGACCTGCGCGTCGAGGTGCGAGGCCGGCAGGTCACGTTGTTCCTCGACGGCAAGGAGTGGGGCAGCTTCACCGACGACGCGGTGGCCGAGCCGTTCCGCCAGGTCGTCACACGCGACGAGCGCAGAGGTGAACTCGTCGTCAAGGTCGTCAACGCGCAGGACGCCGCGGCCCGGACCCGGATCGATCTCGGGGACGTGCGGGTGCGCCCCACCGCCCGCATGACGATGTTGTCGGGCGACCCCGACGCCGTCAACACCGCGACCTCGCGGCCGATCCGGCCGCGGACCTCGGTGCTGCACGGTGTCGACGCCACGTTCACCCACACCTTCCCGCCGCACTCCGTGACGGTGTTGCGCATCGCCACGCAGGGTCGTTGA
- a CDS encoding glycoside hydrolase family 43 protein yields MSTPPQAHGRRWKPVRGGLTLVLTLAGALLAPVPAAATATATATELPGPSAYETTVHGTSSEPGVVSGSGHGAGSTPGRRSAEATERAAATTRESDVAVGPRLTDREKATRAAEALVVPDADDVRGNLTLPTSGAYDTRVTWKSTRKHVVTPTGEVTRPAPGRKPVAVTLTATVRSGKATVKRRFHLTVPPLPEREPYAGYAFTYFTGEGLPDGEQVYFAASRGNDPLRWDELAGGEPVLRSHEGELGVRDPFLIRSPEGDTFYLIATDLRMHGDGDWDRAQRHGSKHIEVWESHDLVHWSPQRHVRVAPDTAGNVWAPEAYYDHSIGAYVVFWASKLYAEDDPDHTGDTYNRMMYATTRDFRTFSEPRVWVDPGHSVIDSTVIEHDGYFYRFTKDERSNTADAPCGKFIVAERSRELRALDYEFVAECIGKGDDENPGISRGEGPTVFRSNTEDRWYAFIDEFGGRGYVPFETTDLDSGEWRMSTTYELPGRPRHGTVLPVTQRELDRIRAAYGG; encoded by the coding sequence ATGTCGACACCACCGCAGGCCCACGGACGTCGTTGGAAACCGGTCCGTGGTGGGCTCACCCTCGTTCTCACACTCGCGGGCGCCCTGCTCGCCCCCGTTCCCGCCGCCGCCACTGCCACTGCCACTGCCACCGAGCTTCCCGGCCCGAGCGCTTACGAGACCACCGTTCACGGGACGTCCAGCGAGCCCGGAGTCGTGTCCGGGAGCGGCCACGGCGCCGGATCCACGCCGGGACGGCGATCCGCCGAGGCCACGGAGCGGGCGGCGGCCACGACGCGCGAGTCCGACGTGGCCGTGGGGCCGCGCCTCACCGACCGCGAGAAGGCGACGCGGGCCGCCGAGGCGCTCGTCGTGCCCGACGCCGACGACGTGCGCGGAAACCTGACCCTGCCCACCTCGGGCGCGTACGACACCCGCGTCACCTGGAAATCCACCCGCAAGCACGTCGTGACACCCACCGGAGAGGTCACCCGGCCGGCCCCGGGGCGGAAGCCCGTTGCGGTCACACTCACCGCCACCGTGCGCTCGGGCAAAGCCACGGTCAAGCGCCGGTTCCACCTCACCGTGCCGCCACTGCCCGAGCGCGAGCCGTACGCGGGTTACGCGTTCACCTACTTCACCGGAGAGGGGCTGCCCGACGGTGAGCAGGTGTACTTCGCCGCGAGCCGGGGCAACGACCCGTTGCGCTGGGACGAGCTCGCGGGCGGTGAGCCCGTGCTCCGCTCCCACGAGGGCGAGCTCGGCGTGCGGGACCCGTTCCTCATCCGATCACCCGAGGGCGACACCTTCTACCTCATCGCCACCGATCTGAGGATGCACGGCGACGGCGACTGGGACCGCGCCCAACGGCACGGCAGCAAGCACATCGAGGTGTGGGAGTCGCACGACCTCGTGCACTGGTCGCCGCAGCGGCACGTGCGGGTCGCGCCCGACACGGCGGGCAACGTGTGGGCGCCGGAGGCGTACTACGACCACTCGATCGGCGCCTACGTCGTCTTCTGGGCGTCCAAGTTGTACGCCGAGGACGACCCCGACCACACCGGTGACACCTACAACCGCATGATGTACGCCACCACGCGTGACTTCCGGACGTTCTCCGAACCCCGGGTGTGGGTGGACCCGGGCCACTCGGTGATCGATTCGACGGTCATCGAGCACGACGGGTACTTCTACCGGTTCACCAAGGACGAGCGGAGCAACACCGCCGACGCACCGTGCGGCAAGTTCATCGTCGCGGAACGGTCGCGGGAACTCCGCGCCCTCGACTACGAGTTCGTCGCCGAGTGCATCGGCAAGGGCGACGACGAGAACCCCGGCATCAGCCGGGGGGAGGGGCCCACGGTGTTCAGGTCCAACACCGAGGACCGCTGGTACGCGTTCATCGACGAGTTCGGCGGTCGCGGTTACGTGCCGTTCGAGACGACCGACCTCGACTCCGGCGAATGGCGGATGTCGACGACCTACGAACTGCCCGGCCGTCCTCGGCACGGCACCGTCCTGCCCGTGACACAACGAGAACTCGACCGAATCCGCGCCGCCTACGGCGGTTGA
- a CDS encoding ABC transporter substrate-binding protein, whose protein sequence is MLRKLVTAAAAVTLFGALTACGSGGSSGGGGDDGITMGFAQVGAESGWRTANTKSVQEAAKKAGIELKFSDAQQKQENQIKAIRSFIQQRVDVIAFSPVVETGWDTVLLEAQRADIPVILTDRAIDSEDESLYETFLGSDFVEEGRKAGEWLVAESEGEPEVNVVELEGTTGAAPAIDRHTGFAEAIAGTNIEIIASQTGDFTRSGGKQVMEAFLKSHDDIDVVYAHNDDMGLGAIEAIEAAGKEPGKDIKIITVDAVKDGMQALADGKINFIVECNPLLGDQLMDLAKKVVAGEEVPQRVVVEETTFTQEQAAEALPDRQY, encoded by the coding sequence GTGCTCAGGAAGTTGGTGACCGCGGCGGCCGCCGTGACCCTGTTCGGCGCGCTCACGGCCTGCGGTTCCGGTGGTTCGTCCGGCGGCGGTGGCGACGATGGCATCACCATGGGATTCGCCCAGGTCGGCGCGGAGAGCGGCTGGCGGACCGCGAACACGAAGTCGGTCCAGGAAGCGGCGAAGAAGGCCGGCATCGAACTGAAGTTCTCCGACGCCCAGCAGAAACAGGAGAACCAGATCAAGGCCATCCGGTCGTTCATCCAACAGCGGGTCGACGTGATCGCGTTCAGCCCGGTGGTCGAGACCGGCTGGGACACGGTGCTGCTGGAAGCCCAGCGTGCGGACATCCCGGTGATCCTCACCGACCGGGCCATCGACTCCGAGGACGAGTCGCTGTACGAGACGTTCCTCGGCTCGGACTTCGTGGAGGAGGGTCGCAAGGCGGGCGAATGGCTCGTCGCGGAGTCCGAGGGCGAGCCCGAGGTCAACGTCGTGGAGCTGGAGGGAACCACGGGTGCCGCACCCGCCATCGACCGGCACACCGGTTTCGCCGAGGCGATCGCCGGAACCAACATCGAGATCATCGCGTCGCAGACGGGCGACTTCACGCGGTCCGGCGGCAAGCAGGTGATGGAGGCGTTCCTCAAGTCGCACGACGACATCGACGTGGTCTACGCCCACAACGACGACATGGGTCTCGGCGCGATCGAGGCCATCGAGGCCGCGGGCAAGGAACCCGGCAAGGACATCAAGATCATCACCGTGGACGCCGTGAAGGACGGCATGCAGGCACTGGCGGACGGGAAGATCAACTTCATTGTGGAGTGCAACCCACTGCTCGGTGACCAGCTCATGGACCTGGCGAAGAAGGTCGTCGCGGGCGAGGAGGTGCCCCAGCGCGTCGTCGTCGAGGAGACCACCTTCACCCAGGAGCAGGCCGCCGAGGCGCTGCCCGACCGGCAGTACTGA
- a CDS encoding sugar ABC transporter ATP-binding protein, which produces MTETPNAAGEPSADPVVDMLGITVEFPGVKALQGVDFRLFGGEVHALMGENGAGKSTLIKALTGVYSVDAGEIRIDGTRMSFSGPAEAQDAGIGTVYQEVNLCPNLTVAENILLGREPRKHGAIDTRATRARARDLLRRMGLHIDPDSVLASHPIAVQQLVAIARAVAVDVRVLVLDEPTSSLDADEVAELFRIIRLLRDEGVAILFVSHFLDQVYEISDRMTVLRNGTLVGEYSTRELDRIGLVSAMLGRELGTLERLEHQVSGHRAQGDPATPPLLRATNFGRKGSIEPFDLEIRAGEVVGLAGLLGSGRTELARLLFGADRADSGRVEIDGKPVSLRNPRVAIAKGIGFSSEDRKGEGLVADLSVRDNLVLAMQAARGWARPVPRRTADELVERYVEMLDIRPADPEALIGNLSGGNQQKVLLARWLVTKPRLLILDEPTRGIDVGAKAQIQKLVTELAAEGLAILFISAELDEVVRISDRVVVLRDRRKIAELDHPNVTVDEVMELIARGAGEREERVAS; this is translated from the coding sequence ATGACCGAGACCCCGAACGCGGCGGGTGAACCGTCCGCCGACCCGGTCGTCGACATGCTCGGCATCACCGTGGAGTTCCCCGGTGTGAAGGCGCTCCAGGGCGTCGACTTCCGCCTGTTCGGCGGCGAGGTTCACGCCCTGATGGGCGAGAACGGCGCGGGCAAGTCCACCCTGATCAAGGCGCTGACAGGGGTGTACTCCGTCGACGCGGGCGAGATCCGGATCGACGGAACGCGGATGTCGTTCTCGGGCCCCGCCGAGGCACAGGACGCGGGCATCGGCACCGTGTACCAGGAGGTCAACCTGTGCCCGAACCTGACGGTGGCCGAGAACATCCTCCTCGGTCGGGAGCCCCGCAAACACGGTGCGATCGACACGCGTGCCACCCGCGCCCGCGCGAGGGACCTGCTGCGTCGCATGGGCCTGCACATCGACCCCGACTCGGTCCTGGCGAGCCATCCCATCGCCGTGCAGCAACTCGTGGCCATCGCCCGGGCCGTCGCGGTGGACGTGCGGGTGCTGGTCCTCGACGAACCGACGTCGAGCCTCGACGCCGACGAGGTCGCCGAACTGTTCCGCATCATCCGCCTGCTGCGGGACGAGGGGGTGGCGATCCTGTTCGTGTCGCACTTCCTCGACCAGGTCTACGAGATCTCCGACCGGATGACCGTGCTGCGCAACGGCACACTGGTGGGCGAGTACTCGACCCGTGAGCTCGACCGGATCGGCCTCGTGTCCGCGATGCTCGGGCGGGAACTCGGCACCCTGGAACGCCTCGAACACCAGGTTTCGGGGCACCGGGCGCAGGGCGACCCCGCCACGCCACCGCTGCTGCGCGCGACGAACTTCGGGCGGAAGGGCTCCATCGAGCCGTTCGACCTGGAGATCAGGGCGGGCGAGGTGGTGGGGTTGGCCGGGCTGCTGGGCTCGGGGCGCACCGAGCTCGCCCGGCTGCTGTTCGGCGCCGACCGCGCGGACTCGGGCCGCGTCGAGATCGACGGGAAGCCGGTCAGCCTGCGCAACCCGCGGGTGGCGATCGCGAAGGGTATCGGTTTCAGCTCCGAGGACCGCAAGGGCGAGGGCCTGGTGGCCGACCTGAGCGTCAGGGACAACCTCGTGCTCGCCATGCAGGCCGCCCGCGGCTGGGCGAGGCCCGTTCCGCGCCGCACCGCCGACGAACTCGTCGAGCGCTACGTCGAGATGCTCGACATCCGCCCGGCCGATCCGGAAGCGTTGATCGGCAACCTCTCCGGGGGCAACCAGCAGAAGGTGCTCCTCGCTCGCTGGCTGGTCACGAAGCCCCGCCTGCTGATCCTCGACGAGCCCACCCGGGGGATCGACGTGGGCGCCAAGGCCCAGATCCAGAAGCTCGTCACCGAACTCGCCGCCGAGGGACTCGCGATCCTGTTCATCTCGGCGGAACTGGACGAAGTCGTCCGTATCAGCGACCGCGTGGTGGTGTTGCGCGACCGCCGCAAGATCGCCGAACTGGACCATCCGAACGTCACCGTGGACGAGGTCATGGAGCTGATCGCCCGCGGCGCCGGTGAGCGTGAGGAGAGGGTGGCCTCATGA
- a CDS encoding ABC transporter permease, whose translation MTGRTTGVTARIRQSTLVWPVLALAALLVVNVVVTPSFFDIRLQDGHLYGSLIDILKNGAPTLLIALGMTLVIATRGIDLSVGAVVAIAGAVACTSIAGANDPGGASAAFLAMTLALALCLLLGAWNGFLVSVLGIQPIIATLVLMTAGRGIAMLITDGQIVTVNNGTYAAVGAGFLVLPVAILISLGVFVLVAVLTRKTALGMLIEAVGVNPTASRLAGVRSRTIVWTVYVFAALCAGVAGLMISANVSAADANNAGLWIELDAILAVVIGGTALSGGRYSLTGTLVGALLIQTLTTTVYTIGIPSEVTLVFKALVVIAVCLLQSPKARALLRRNRTPAVAQADIGDAPEPRGATVTEDVPSSKVGQR comes from the coding sequence ATGACAGGCCGTACCACGGGCGTCACGGCCCGGATCAGACAGAGCACTCTCGTGTGGCCGGTACTGGCGCTGGCGGCACTGCTCGTGGTGAACGTCGTCGTCACACCGTCGTTCTTCGACATCCGGCTGCAGGACGGGCACCTCTACGGCAGCCTGATCGACATCCTCAAGAACGGCGCGCCGACGCTGCTGATCGCACTCGGCATGACACTCGTCATCGCCACCCGGGGCATCGACCTGTCGGTGGGAGCGGTGGTCGCCATCGCGGGCGCGGTCGCGTGCACCTCCATCGCCGGGGCGAACGACCCGGGCGGTGCGTCCGCCGCGTTCCTCGCGATGACCCTCGCCCTCGCCCTCTGCCTGCTGCTCGGCGCGTGGAACGGGTTCCTCGTGTCCGTACTCGGCATCCAGCCCATCATCGCCACCCTCGTGCTCATGACGGCGGGCCGCGGAATCGCCATGCTGATCACCGACGGCCAGATCGTGACCGTCAACAACGGCACCTACGCCGCCGTGGGCGCGGGGTTCCTCGTACTCCCCGTGGCGATCCTCATCAGCCTCGGCGTGTTCGTCCTCGTGGCGGTGCTGACCCGGAAGACGGCGCTCGGCATGCTCATCGAGGCGGTCGGCGTCAATCCCACTGCCAGCAGACTCGCCGGAGTGCGCTCCCGCACCATCGTGTGGACGGTGTACGTCTTCGCCGCCCTGTGCGCGGGTGTGGCCGGACTGATGATCAGCGCGAACGTGAGCGCGGCGGACGCCAACAACGCGGGACTGTGGATCGAACTCGACGCCATCCTGGCGGTCGTCATCGGCGGCACCGCGTTGTCGGGCGGCCGCTACTCCCTCACCGGCACCCTCGTCGGGGCGCTGCTGATCCAGACCCTGACCACCACCGTCTACACGATCGGCATCCCGTCCGAGGTCACTCTCGTGTTCAAGGCTCTCGTCGTGATCGCCGTGTGCCTGCTCCAGTCGCCGAAGGCGAGGGCGCTGCTGCGGCGAAACCGAACGCCCGCCGTTGCGCAGGCGGACATCGGCGACGCGCCCGAACCGCGCGGCGCGACGGTCACCGAGGACGTCCCGAGTTCGAAAGTGGGGCAACGTTGA
- the yjfF gene encoding galactofuranose ABC transporter, permease protein YjfF has protein sequence MTTESPTRTSPEDAGAPTPKRRSFAVPPRFVPILTTFALFLATFGVGAVRYDGFASGQVVANLFVDNAFLIVLAVGMTFVILTGGIDLSVGSVVALSTMVAASTLQAGWPAPLVIVAVLVLGAGFGLLTGLVIHHFDVQPFIATLAGMFLARGLCFLIDVESISIKDDTFRDLATGVIELPGDIRITYGVVVALLVVAVAVYVLHRTRFGRTVYAVGGSEHSAMLMGLATGRVKVGVYVISGLCSALGGLLFALYMLSGYGLHAVGMELDAIAAVVIGGTVLSGGAGYVVGSVLGVLMLGTIQTIISFEGTLSSWWTKIVVGALLLVFIVMQRAIVRRRS, from the coding sequence TTGACGACAGAATCACCCACCCGCACCTCACCGGAGGACGCCGGCGCACCGACCCCGAAGCGCCGGAGCTTCGCGGTCCCACCCCGCTTCGTGCCGATCCTCACCACGTTCGCGCTGTTCCTCGCCACCTTCGGTGTCGGTGCCGTGCGCTACGACGGGTTCGCCTCCGGCCAGGTGGTGGCGAACCTGTTCGTCGACAACGCCTTCCTCATCGTGCTCGCGGTGGGGATGACGTTCGTGATCCTGACCGGCGGCATCGACCTGTCCGTGGGTTCGGTCGTGGCGCTGTCCACCATGGTCGCGGCGTCGACGTTGCAGGCGGGCTGGCCCGCCCCGCTCGTGATCGTCGCCGTGCTCGTGCTGGGCGCGGGGTTCGGGTTGCTGACGGGGCTGGTGATCCACCACTTCGACGTCCAGCCGTTCATCGCGACGCTGGCGGGCATGTTCCTCGCGCGTGGACTGTGCTTCCTCATCGACGTCGAGTCGATCTCCATCAAGGACGACACGTTCCGCGACCTCGCCACCGGCGTCATCGAACTGCCCGGCGACATCCGGATCACCTACGGCGTCGTGGTGGCCCTCCTCGTAGTGGCCGTCGCGGTGTACGTGCTGCACCGCACGCGGTTCGGCCGCACGGTGTACGCCGTGGGCGGCAGCGAACACTCGGCGATGCTCATGGGCCTCGCGACGGGGCGCGTGAAGGTGGGCGTGTACGTGATCAGCGGGCTCTGCTCCGCGCTGGGCGGACTGCTGTTCGCGCTCTACATGCTGTCCGGATACGGCCTGCACGCCGTGGGCATGGAACTCGACGCGATCGCCGCGGTGGTGATCGGCGGAACCGTGCTGTCCGGTGGCGCAGGCTACGTCGTCGGGTCGGTGCTGGGCGTGCTCATGCTCGGCACCATCCAGACCATCATCTCGTTCGAGGGCACCCTCAGTTCCTGGTGGACGAAGATCGTCGTGGGTGCGCTGCTGCTGGTGTTCATCGTCATGCAGCGCGCCATCGTGCGGCGACGCTCCTGA
- a CDS encoding LacI family DNA-binding transcriptional regulator, translating into MTTERTGSPSLIDVARAAEVSTATAGRALGGYGQVSERARERVLRAAAELGYRTNSLARSMITGSTHTIGVIVTDVANPFFAMALRGITDVAHPAGFEVLLVNTGRNVEAEQRAVTVMSEKRVDGIIVAAARPSRGRHLKQTIDAGVPVVLLDREVSGVSEADTVTIDNEHAAGEATRHLLELGHRRIGLVTEAGDEFDRLRRPGNRRKGLLPSALRLRGYLRALEDAGLPVEESLVATARYDRESAYEAAGRLLALPEPPSAVLCTDNVLASGAYRAVQDSGLRIPEEISVVGFDDEPWTTLVRPALTVVEQPDYELGLRAGRQLLHRLDGGSGSAKPQSVRLRATLVVRDSTACRR; encoded by the coding sequence GTGACGACGGAGCGGACGGGATCGCCCTCGCTGATCGACGTGGCACGCGCGGCGGAGGTGTCGACGGCCACCGCGGGCCGCGCGCTCGGCGGCTACGGGCAGGTCAGCGAGCGGGCCCGGGAACGGGTGCTGCGGGCGGCGGCCGAGCTCGGCTACCGGACCAACAGCCTCGCGCGAAGCATGATCACCGGCAGTACTCACACGATCGGAGTGATCGTCACCGACGTCGCGAACCCGTTCTTCGCCATGGCCCTGCGCGGTATCACCGACGTCGCCCACCCGGCGGGGTTCGAGGTACTGCTCGTCAACACCGGCAGGAACGTCGAGGCCGAGCAGCGCGCGGTCACGGTGATGTCCGAGAAGCGGGTCGACGGGATCATCGTGGCCGCCGCGCGACCGTCACGGGGCAGGCATCTGAAGCAGACCATCGACGCGGGTGTCCCCGTGGTGTTGCTCGACCGCGAGGTCAGCGGCGTCAGCGAGGCCGACACCGTCACGATCGACAACGAGCACGCGGCGGGGGAGGCGACTCGGCACCTGCTGGAACTCGGGCACCGCAGGATCGGGCTCGTCACGGAGGCCGGCGACGAGTTCGACCGGTTGCGGCGGCCGGGCAACCGGAGGAAGGGGTTGTTGCCGAGCGCCCTCCGGCTGCGCGGGTACCTGCGGGCTCTCGAGGACGCCGGGTTGCCGGTGGAGGAATCGCTCGTGGCGACGGCCCGGTACGACCGGGAGTCCGCCTACGAGGCGGCCGGGCGCCTGCTGGCGCTTCCGGAACCGCCCAGCGCGGTGCTCTGCACCGACAACGTCCTGGCTTCCGGCGCCTACCGGGCCGTTCAGGACAGCGGGCTGCGCATCCCGGAGGAGATCTCGGTGGTCGGTTTCGACGACGAGCCGTGGACCACACTCGTCCGCCCGGCGCTGACGGTCGTGGAGCAGCCCGACTACGAACTCGGCCTGCGGGCGGGCAGACAGCTGCTCCATCGGCTCGACGGCGGCTCCGGCTCGGCGAAACCCCAGAGCGTCCGGTTGCGTGCGACGCTCGTGGTGCGCGACTCGACGGCCTGCCGTCGTTGA